In Nostoc sp. GT001, a genomic segment contains:
- the glsA gene encoding glutaminase A: MKGLEKLTTTKLSAWVQLAQTQVERGQVADRIPQLAKADPAWFAVHICLKSGESISFGDIASIFPLMSVIKTFSLLYLLEHFGAETVFKWVGVEPSDAPFNSLEQLVSDRAHPRNPMINSGAITLADKLPGKDANQRTLLFCQWLNQLAGCQLSLDEVMLASVRLTRSTANEAIANYLAEAGHLENIETALDTYEQVCCISGRVEDLALLGKLLACENNFLKSQNRLIVNAVMLTCGLYEASAKFAVRIGLPMKSGIGGGLVAIVPGEGAIACYSPGLDNIGNPVGAIAFVEALAQELQLSIFG; this comes from the coding sequence TTGAAAGGACTTGAAAAACTAACTACTACGAAGTTATCAGCCTGGGTGCAGTTAGCTCAAACCCAAGTTGAACGAGGACAAGTTGCCGATCGCATTCCGCAATTAGCTAAAGCCGATCCTGCTTGGTTTGCAGTTCATATCTGTCTTAAATCGGGTGAAAGTATCAGTTTTGGGGATATAGCTTCTATTTTCCCGCTAATGAGCGTGATTAAGACATTTTCTCTCCTTTATCTGCTGGAACATTTTGGAGCAGAAACGGTTTTTAAGTGGGTTGGGGTGGAACCATCGGATGCACCCTTCAATTCTTTAGAACAATTAGTTAGCGATCGCGCCCACCCTCGCAACCCTATGATTAATAGTGGGGCAATCACTCTCGCTGATAAGTTACCAGGAAAGGACGCAAATCAACGCACTCTTTTATTTTGTCAATGGCTCAACCAATTAGCAGGTTGCCAATTAAGCTTAGATGAGGTAATGCTAGCTTCAGTGCGATTAACCCGCTCAACAGCTAATGAAGCGATCGCAAACTATCTCGCTGAAGCTGGACATCTAGAAAATATTGAAACAGCGCTTGACACCTACGAGCAAGTATGCTGCATATCTGGGCGAGTTGAAGATTTAGCTTTGTTGGGAAAACTGCTAGCTTGTGAAAATAACTTTTTAAAATCACAAAACCGCCTAATTGTCAATGCTGTGATGTTAACTTGTGGATTGTACGAAGCTTCTGCCAAGTTTGCAGTCAGAATTGGTCTACCAATGAAATCAGGGATTGGTGGTGGACTTGTAGCAATAGTACCAGGAGAGGGAGCGATCGCTTGCTACAGTCCTGGGTTGGATAATATCGGAAATCCTGTAGGTGCGATCGCATTTGTTGAGGCTTTAGCGCAAGAGTTACAGTTGAGTATTTTTGGTTAA